The genomic window attcttttaaaagtgggcggtgccacgcccattgtccaaaattttactaattttctattcttcgtcagaagttcaactcacctaccaagtttcatcgctttatctgtatttggtaatgaattattgcacttttttggtttttcgaaattttcgatatcgaaaaagtgggcgtggttatagtccgatatcgttcattttaaatagcgatctgagatgagtgctcaggaacctacgtacaaaatttcatcaagatacctcaaaatttactcaagctatcgtgttaacggacggacggacggacggacatggctcaatcaaattttttttcgatcctgatgattttgatatatagaagtctttatctatctcgattcctttatacctgtacaaccaaccgttatccaatcaaacttaatatactctgtgagctctgctcaactgagtataaaaaaatacggTGTTGATGTTTCCTcgaaattcgattttttttttgttaattatagCACTTctgccatatatgtaatacttctatattgctacaaaaggctaggtacattcccaaacatcagagtgccgatatattgctgtttgtttttgtgttcaataatcgaatgtacctaaatttagattttttcttgtcacacttatgctgctacaatcacaaacattttataggctgtcttgttttgatttcgaattcaaaacacattgcgagcttttctattagcaatataggagtattacatatatgcattttTGGTTTTCCTGAACAAGTAAAACTTTTCTTCATAACTCGTGATAAAGTCGGCCCATTAGTGATACGTATTTTTGCCAAATGAGTaaatataaatatgagttaatgtgAAGATGTATAAATTTTCTTCATGACTTTATAATTTCGTGTTGTTGCTTCTTTCATGATGCGTTGTTCTTTTTTACAATACTTTATTAGCTACACTTTCAATAACATCAAAAGCGTGTTTGATTTCAGTGGCGGTGAGCAAACGATTCACAGTAATACGCAAGCTATTACGCATGGGATGCTTCTCTAAATGCTCCAAGTAGCGTGTTTCAATGACAGCCACACCACGTTCAATGCACTATTTGTGATAAAAAGAATCaataaaataaagtttataaAAGTCAACCCTACAAAAGTACATACTCCGTTGGCAATTTTGTTAAGCAATTCGCGTTCCTCAGCCACATTTTCACGTTCATCAGCTATATACAAATGTTTAATCGGCGAAAGTTCGCTAGCATGCAgtttcaattttgtaaattttccgAATTCTTCTTGTACTTGGCGAGCTTTTTGCTGCACTTCTGCGAACATTTTTGGCTCATTTTCAAAAAGATCTAATGCCGAAATAGCAGCTTGAGTTAATAATGGTGGCAATGAAGCAGAGAAACAATAACCAAGACCAGATAGTCGTTGATGTTCAACAATGAAGTGAGAGCCAATACAAAAACCACCAATAGTAGCTAAAGAATTTTCCATGCCCACCATAATGAGATCAACCTCAATGAGCTGTATaagcaaaaatatatacatataaaataatatttcatgTGTATAAGTCTTACATCAATATTGAAGTGTTCAGTAAGACCATGTCCCGTTTTGCCAAGTGTGCCAAAAGATATGCTTTCATCCAAAAACAAACGTAATTTATAATTAGCACGCAGCGCCACCAAATCGGGAAGCGGACATATTTCACCAGTTTTCATATATATACCTTCCGCAACTAAAAACCGTCGAGTTTTTGCGGCCTTTTTGACGTTCTGCAaagaaattatttataaatataaagaaaataaatatatgtacatgtagtGCCCTCGCCGTACGAAGTGAAATTTCTACATACATAAGTGAcaatttttacatgaatattcACTTTgacaaatttttccaaatttagtGCTTAACTGACCTTAAGATCACGACGCTGCTGCTCCAATAACAATCGTTCTAAATCGGACATATCATTATGTTTATAGAAATATATTGTGCTACGCGAAGCATCCAACCCCTTTTGTATTGAGAAGTTTACCTTTTCGTCGCTAAGAAATTATAAGAGCAAAAAATGTTTTATCAAAATTAATTTCCATATTATATAC from Eurosta solidaginis isolate ZX-2024a chromosome 3, ASM4086904v1, whole genome shotgun sequence includes these protein-coding regions:
- the Spt-I gene encoding serine palmitoyltransferase 1 isoform X2 produces the protein MVAIPYLFNEIDRIFQNTPVYVIILEAFLLLSVIWLLLFKRNGRGKRYSKEEEDEIIARYQPEPLTAETDQNNLLLQTHLVHSKVGKHIVVDGHDCLNMATHNYLGLLENGKILEDACTTLKKYGVGSCGPRGFYGTMDVHLNLEDRLAKFMGMEEAVVYSYGFSTIASAIPAYAKRGDVIFADEKVNFSIQKGLDASRSTIYFYKHNDMSDLERLLLEQQRRDLKNVKKAAKTRRFLVAEGIYMKTGEICPLPDLVALRANYKLRLFLDESISFGTLGKTGHGLTEHFNIDLIEVDLIMVGMENSLATIGGFCIGSHFIVEHQRLSGLGYCFSASLPPLLTQAAISALDLFENEPKMFAEVQQKARQVQEEFGKFTKLKLHASELSPIKHLYIADERENVAEERELLNKIANGCIERGVAVIETRYLEHLEKHPMRNSLRITVNRLLTATEIKHAFDVIESVANKVL
- the Spt-I gene encoding serine palmitoyltransferase 1 isoform X1, yielding MNSGETKICSLIFYRRTRRKQNQSSSSNNMVAIPYLFNEIDRIFQNTPVYVIILEAFLLLSVIWLLLFKRNGRGKRYSKEEEDEIIARYQPEPLTAETDQNNLLLQTHLVHSKVGKHIVVDGHDCLNMATHNYLGLLENGKILEDACTTLKKYGVGSCGPRGFYGTMDVHLNLEDRLAKFMGMEEAVVYSYGFSTIASAIPAYAKRGDVIFADEKVNFSIQKGLDASRSTIYFYKHNDMSDLERLLLEQQRRDLKNVKKAAKTRRFLVAEGIYMKTGEICPLPDLVALRANYKLRLFLDESISFGTLGKTGHGLTEHFNIDLIEVDLIMVGMENSLATIGGFCIGSHFIVEHQRLSGLGYCFSASLPPLLTQAAISALDLFENEPKMFAEVQQKARQVQEEFGKFTKLKLHASELSPIKHLYIADERENVAEERELLNKIANGCIERGVAVIETRYLEHLEKHPMRNSLRITVNRLLTATEIKHAFDVIESVANKVL